A window of the Henckelia pumila isolate YLH828 chromosome 3, ASM3356847v2, whole genome shotgun sequence genome harbors these coding sequences:
- the LOC140890417 gene encoding protein CfxQ homolog produces MRIEDKNKTKINNSFSGNGSNITIHSCAESGDLPGLVRLLVSNPLLINEKSILMLQTPLHASAGLNRHEIVKYLLEWRGSVNVELEATNVYGETPLHFAVKNGCVESARRLLHHGANVHARTNNQVTPLHLAVGFALRSGDNSIVKLLLEFNADCSAADDEGMLAFNYIPATGYEHDELRQLVRCEYAGQSSDNNGYNSNNNNNDNYNTAYSWNKYQNDSDGIKAKMDEFDHELSKIVGLRLLKQQLQKWAKGVLMDEKRRAMGINLGPRKLPHMAFLGNPGTGKTTVARILGRLLHSVGVLSSNNMTEVQRTDLVGEYLGQTGPKTRKKIEEATGGILFVDEAYQLAPEQKGSEYRDFGFEALEEIMSVLEDGDILVVFAGYTEPMKRVISSNEGFCRRVTHYFDFDDYSTRDLAEMLMLKMTKQDEKSRLYGFKLDKGCTFDAILSVIEKNSSEKLRNKMNGGLVDNMLNNARENLDSRLTFDSKGDELFTIRLVDLEAGLKLLSQRVKVE; encoded by the exons ATGAGGATTGAAGACAAGAACAAGACCAAGATCAATAATTCCTTTTCTGGGAATGGCAGCAATATTACCATCCATTCATGTGCTGAATCTGGTGATCTCCCTGGATTGGTCAGATTACTTGTCAGCAACCCTTTGCTCATCAATGAGAAAAGCATTCTT ATGCTACAGACACCTTTGCATGCCTCTGCTGGTCTCAACAGACATGAGATAGTGAAGTATCTGCTTGAATGGAGAGGATCAGTGAACGTTGAATTGGAAGCCACAAATGTT TATGGTGAGACACCATTACACTTCGCGGTTAAAAACGGGTGCGTTGAATCAGCAAGAAGGCTTCTTCATCATGGTGCAAACGTCCATGCCAGAACCAAT AATCAGGTCACTCCATTGCATCTCGCTGTTGGTTTTGCGTTGCGATCTGGTGACAACTCGATAGTCAAGCTGTTGTTAGAGTTCAATGCTGATTGCTCTGCAGCAGACGAT GAGGGCATGCTGGCATTCAATTATATACCCGCAACAGGCTATGAACACGATGAATTACGCCAACTTGTTAGGTGCGAATACGCGGGACAGAGCAGCGACAACAATGGCTACAACAGcaataacaacaacaatgatAACTACAATACTGCCTACTCATGGAACAAGTACCAAAATGATAGTGATGGAATAAAAGCGAAAATGGACGAGTTCGACCATGAGTTGTCGAAGATAGTTGGATTAAGGCTTCTGAAACAGCAGCTTCAGAAGTGGGCGAAGGGGGTACTCATGGATGAAAAACGTCGCGCCATGGGGATAAATTTGGGTCCAAGAAAGCTGCCTCATATGGCGTTTCTTGGGAATCCGGGGACGGGTAAGACTACCGTGGCACGAATATTGGGCAGGCTGCTACATTCTGTCGGCGTGCTTTCGTCGAATAACATGACAGAGGTGCAGAGAACGGATTTGGTGGGGGAATATCTGGGCCAAACTGGACCAAAGACCAGAAAAAAG ATCGAAGAGGCCACGGGAGGCATTCTTTTTGTGGACGAAGCATACCAGTTAGCGCCCGAGCAGAAGGGATCAGAGTATCGTGATTTTGGTTTTGAAGCGTTGGAAGAGATCATGTCTGTACTAGAAGACGGAGATATCCTCGTAGTCTTCGCGGGTTACACCGAACCAATGAAGCGTGTGATCTCCTCAAACGAAGGATTCTGCAGGAGAGTGACACACTATTTCGATTTCGATGACTATAGTACACGAGATCTTGCTGAGATGCTGATGTTAAAGATGACGAAACAGGACGAAAAGAGTCGACTCTACGGGTTTAAGCTCGACAAAGGGTGCACTTTCGATGCTATACTTTCGGTGATAGAGAAAAACAGCAGTGAAAAGCTGAGGAACAAAATGAATGGGGGATTGGTGGATAACATGCTGAACAATGCGAGGGAGAACTTGGATTCGAGGCTCACTTTCGATTCGAAAGGGGATGAGTTATTTACCATCAGGCTGGTGGATTTAGAGGCTGGACTTAAACTGCTGTCACAACGAGTAAAAGTCGAGTAA